CGTCATCGGAGATGAGATATTCCAGATCGCTCAACGAGCTCCAGACTATTGTTCGAGACTCTTTGACGGATATATAGACGCAGTCCTAGGACAGACCGGGCACTACAAGGTTCCAGATGATGCTGATACAACCCTTGACAAGGAGATGGCTCTATTCTCCAGGTTTCAGCGAAGGATGGACACGGTGCTATATCGGCGATCGGCGTTCTCAACCCCAGGCGGGTGGATCGGTATTGGGCCTGATGATATGAAGGCAGGAGACATAATCGTTTTGCTGTCCGGGGGCGATGTTCCGCATGTGCTTCGACTCTGCGGGTGTGGGGATCACTACGAGCTGATAGGGGAGTGCTACGTCGAGGGAATTATGTACGGGGAAATGATGAccgccttgaagaaggagtCAAGCGTTGAGGGTAAGATTTTTCGCATTCGTTAATCTTGACCAGACCTTGCAGTCTACCCCCAGATCGCTAGCTTCAGGGGCTGGGCCTCCCAATGTCTATGCCAAATCGTTTCTCGTTTTGCCTTCTTTTCAAACTCGTGCTGCTCAAAGTATTCCCCGAAGAACTTGGATCATATTCCTCCGCTGAAGCTGCATTTCCACCTTGTGAATTGCGATGCTCCCGTCCAAGGCTAAACACCCATCCATCAAATCCTTGCCTCAGGCGGCTTTCACTCATATGCTCTGCATTCTGAGGGATAACCCCGAGTTCCCGGTCACATAATTGCGAGTCAGCCAATAAAGCCATCATGTTTCCAATACTACATGGATCCCTTGGGAGAGTTCCGCGTATCTTGACTAAAAGAAAGCCTAGAAGACTAAGCCCGGACATGGTGGCAAAAAGAACCTGAAGGATAAGATTCGAGGTACCATCGATGGCAAGGTGCGTCACATCCGCAGAGTACGAGCCAGTCGTCATTGTGtgagatgatgttgtcgaACTCCCATCTGTAGCACTCAAAGGGTTGGTTCGAGAGGTTGTGTTGCTTGCTCGGAGATTGAGGCCGATGATGTGCCTCATGTACTCGCCGTAGTCCCTCGCAACGGCTCTAATCAACTTGTCGGCATTGTTGGGCCCTAGGAGATTTTCTTGCCAATATCCATTGGGGCGCTTTACCAGTTGGTTGAAAAAGGGTCGTATTGGTACTCTGGGCCGTTTCTTGCGAAAGTGAGGAACGTTGAGCCTACGAATTCCTTGAGTTTATAGCCAAGGGTATGGGACCcgcttttttttttttttttttttggagagcttgggGCTGGCCTCGCACCTTAAGGCTACTGATTGCTCCAAGGGCCGGATCGCCTTGGTAGTTGATCGTCACCGGAAATTGATTGATTCTCTGACTGCACAATAGGCCTGTCAGATTCCTCCCAGCAGTCTAGGTGTTGTTGACGTGACCGAAAAACATGCTGATTGACGGACACTCATTGCTAACTTGGCCAGCGCTCGAATTGGCAAGGTCGATGTACTGGCCAACCCCTTCCAGGGTCTCTCAGAGCCTTATCAGACATTGGAAGGATCAGAGTTCGGAGTATTTGGTCCGGGACAGCTTCCGGGGGTCTTCCCAAGTATGGATCCCGCTGGGGCGAGACTCGAAGTGGTTTCTTACATGGTAGTCGTTAATGGCTTACGGGTCATCTGCTGCAAAGACCAGCACATAAAGCTAATGCAGTCGGAACTTGAAGCTCTTGGCAACATGGGCTGTGCTGGGAGATTGGTGATTGTTCTCCCTTTTTTTCCCCCACTTGGCTGTGTATTGAAGCGAGAGATGTTCATCAAATCCCGTATATTCCCTCTGGGTGCATATAGGTGCTGCCCTTGACATTGCGATTGATATACTACATAAAAGCCTACTTAAATATTCATGGTGTTTCCTGCCCTTCTCCCAGGCCAGCTGCGAGACACACACCTCCATTTAGAACAACATTTCAAGTGATTGCTTCAGCACATACCCTCCAGTACAAATGGATCGCCGATGGACCGTTGCCGTCATAGACTCAGCAGCTTAAACTTGAAACCTCTTCGCAATGCATCCCTTTTTAGTGCCGCTCGCAGGCCGGCTAGTAATAGCGGGAATGCTTGTGGTGGTCGATAGTAGGGAACTGGCCGTGACTGTCGACTTAGTAACGTAAGAAGACGTAGCTGTATCCTTGGTGACCGTCGCCTGGAGTGTGGAACTTGGCAAAGTGCGGACAGTAGAAAAGGTGGTTGACAATGGCTGGGAGTTTCCAGCAGTCGACACAGAAGAGGTAGCTGTGGGGATCGAAGTCTCAGTCGATAGCTTCGGAAGGTTGACATCAGCCTCGTCCAGGTGATGAAGCAGCGATCCCCATCCCAGCCCATCGTAATGCCCCGAACCTTCACCCCATGATCCAGCCCCTCCTTCGTACCCGCCAAAGAACTCCAAAGACTTGTTGAGATAGGCAGTCGTCCAAGGCGCATCAAGACCTTTGATCTGGACGTAATGAGTGTGGAGCAACTCCCACGTAGGTCGTACAGCGCCACGAGACTGGTCGCTGATCTCCGTGAACGAGACAATGCCATTCGTATAGGGCTCGAAGGGGACATCGTTTCCAAGATTATACCTGGCAAAGTACTCGGCACTTTTGAGTCGGTTAGCTTGTGAGTCCAACAATGTTCAAGGTGAACAAGCACAAAGATAATACGTACCCAAGGAGGATTCGGCTGTTGTTATAGGCAAAGAGATCCTCGCCCTGGTTCCAAGCCTGCTGACCAATGACTCCCAACAGTTGAAAGACGAGGGATGAATGGCCTTGATCGCGACCAGCCTCTTGTCCCTGGCCGAGAATTGTGCCGGTGCCCGGCTCACGAAcaaggttggtgatggcgttgttgatggcTCCGTTGCCCTCGCCATGCTTGAAGTAGTTGATGGCAAAGTCCCATGCAGTCTGGTTGTCCGTAAGAACGCCAATGGCGAGCGTAGAAGCAATGTTGCAGAGCTCCCAGTTGGCAAAGAAGTGCTTGACATTGTGTTGAGATCCCAGAACATGGTTCAAGAAGTCGACGTTCATCGGCAGGAAGATATCATTCATCATCGAGATGACCCGGTCGAGTCCATTGTCAGCGAATGGTTTATAATCCCGCAGCAACTCAGCAGCGTTGGCCAGCTCGTAGCCTTGCAATCCAGCAGTGAGATACGCATCATCTCCACCGCCTTTCAAAGTCCGTAGTTTGTCTGCCCATGCAACAAGGACATCGGCTCCAGTCTTGGCAAATTGCTCATCTCCGGTGATCTTCCAGCGCAACGCGAGATTGAAGGCAGCTGCCGCATCGTGCCACAGGGCCTCACCATTCTCGCTGCGATAGATCTCAGCGGTAGCGTGGTCTTTGTAGTCGGCGGCGGAGAAAGGAATGCTTGTCAACTTATCCCAAGAGCTAACCCAGGGCTCTTTCTTGGCAGCAAGCTTGGTTTTGACACGGTCAATGTCGGACTCGGTAACGAGCAGGCCGGGGTGAGTAAAGGCGAAAGTCagagaaaagaagcaaagaaataaaaaagcGTAGGCGTTCGCCATGATGAAAGAACAAGATTCAAAATGAGTGGCTAGAAGACTTGGCTTCAGATGTCGAATAAAGGAATGGCTGGCGAAATGCTTGTCAAAAGAAACAATAGTAGCAGAAGCATCAGGCCTTCACGTCCCTTTAAAGCCTGAACCGAGCCGCCTAGCCGCCGTGGTCCATCGATCTGCGGCCAGTGTGGGCCCTGTCATCTACCCCTTGCTAATCCT
This region of Fusarium keratoplasticum isolate Fu6.1 chromosome 7, whole genome shotgun sequence genomic DNA includes:
- a CDS encoding Alginate-lyase domain-containing protein, which translates into the protein MANAYAFLFLCFFSLTFAFTHPGLLVTESDIDRVKTKLAAKKEPWVSSWDKLTSIPFSAADYKDHATAEIYRSENGEALWHDAAAAFNLALRWKITGDEQFAKTGADVLVAWADKLRTLKGGGDDAYLTAGLQGYELANAAELLRDYKPFADNGLDRVISMMNDIFLPMNVDFLNHVLGSQHNVKHFFANWELCNIASTLAIGVLTDNQTAWDFAINYFKHGEGNGAINNAITNLVREPGTGTILGQGQEAGRDQGHSSLVFQLLGVIGQQAWNQGEDLFAYNNSRILLGAEYFARYNLGNDVPFEPYTNGIVSFTEISDQSRGAVRPTWELLHTHYVQIKGLDAPWTTAYLNKSLEFFGGYEGGAGSWGEGSGHYDGLGWGSLLHHLDEADVNLPKLSTETSIPTATSSVSTAGNSQPLSTTFSTVRTLPSSTLQATVTKDTATSSYVTKSTVTASSLLSTTTSIPAITSRPASGTKKGCIAKRFQV